Within the bacterium genome, the region TATTGCCCCGCCAAAAGTCCAGACTAATATAAACCCAACAACGAGTGTGCCTAAGGTTACAAAGGCATAAGTTTGTAATTTAGCTGGATTTTGACGCAAATACTCTATCAACCGTTTTATACCCATCGCTAATACATCTTCTTTGATGTCATGTCTTGTGATTTTTTTCTTTTTCTTTATCTTCATTGATTATCTCCTTTCTTAGTTCCATTTTTAATCTTCTTTTTGAGCCCCCTAATATTATACTTTTTGAACTATCACAATTTATTTAATCTGTTTATCCATCCCTTTTTCACCCCTATGTGCGAGATATTTTTTGTGGTTCAATAATAACCTTCATCGATTCTTTAGCTTCAGCGACCAGTTGAAAGCCAAATTGAATCTGGTCTAATGGCAATCTATGTGTAATCATCTCTTTTACCCGCACTCGACGGGTCCTGATTAGTTCAAGTGCAGTGAGATGGTCTCTTCTATTCCCGGCGTAGGAACTGGTAAGGGTAATTTCATTACGCCAGAAAATGTCTTTAAGAAATAAAGGCGTAGTAAATGGAGCAAAAAATAGTATAGTTCCACCCCGCTCAACTGATTGTAATGCCTGGGAAATAGCCTCAGTGGCACTGGTGCATATTATCACAATATCAGCCAATCGACCATTATTTACTTCTCTAACTCGTGTTGGGACATTTTCTTTAGCCGACACCGTAAAATTTGCTCCAAATCGTGTCGCTTGAGTGAGTCGATAGTCACTAATATCTGTGGCAATTATTATTCCTGCACCACAAGATTGTGCCAGATGGATATGCAATAATCCCGCCATCCCACTACCCATAATTAGAATACTATTGCCTGGTTGCATACCGGCTATTCTTTGTCCCCTTAAAACACATGCTAACGG harbors:
- a CDS encoding zinc-binding dehydrogenase, with amino-acid sequence ISASHHVPCYTCHYCLHGHHTVCETLRKTHFEPGGFAEYVHLPAINVDRGVYLLPDEISFEEATFIEPLACVLRGQRIAGMQPGNSILIMGSGMAGLLHIHLAQSCGAGIIIATDISDYRLTQATRFGANFTVSAKENVPTRVREVNNGRLADIVIICTSATEAISQALQSVERGGTILFFAPFTTPLFLKDIFWRNEITLTSSYAGNRRDHLTALELIRTRRVRVKEMITHRLPLDQIQFGFQLVAEAKESMKVIIEPQKISRT